cttgtaGGAAGATGGagaattggagaccagcctaggctgTGTATAGAGTTCTGGGCCTGAGctagagagaccctgcttcaaatcACTAGGGCTGGTGATGTGGTTCATATCAGGAAGTTGCTTTATCCAAATTCAGGGTAGCATACTTTAGATTCACTCCTTagcataacacacatacacacacacacacacacacacacacacacacacacacacacacaccataaaagcCCTCACAATTGTGTGTTActttattttcaagtttattttacCAGCACTTTCCAAGTATCTCTACTTTATTCTGTGccatttcctctttttctatCAGTTGTACCAAACTGTGTCTAAACGTTTTTAGGATAGGAACCAGGACTCCAGGAGCCCTAACAGCATAGGCTTGGATGACTGTCCCAACATACCTACTGAGGAGATAACCACGGAAGAGAGAGGACATTTAATCAACACAACCACATTGGGAGCAGGAAGAGATAAAGGGATCCAGGTCATCTTTGATGTACTGACATGAGTTTGGGGTTCAAGCAGAAGGCAAAAGGTATAGACAGTCAAGCAGTCCTGGAGAGAGAGTGGTCCCTCCCATCATTGTCTCAGTCCCAGACTTGCAAGGTGGTccataaattgcttttgttgttgttattgttttgagacaaggtatcactgtgtagctctagaacatgatataaaccaggctggctttgaactcacagagatctgcctgcctctgcctcctgggtaggtttaaaggtgtgtgctgctgtgTCTGCTAGGTCCATAAACTGTTCATTTACTAACCAGTCATCCGTAAGGGAGCCTGTTTGCTCACTACAAGTTGATTACTTCTGCTCATTTCATAGATAATTGTCCTTGTGGTGAGAGAGGGGAGTCCATCCTTCGAGATTTGACTTTTGGACTCCAAGGTGGCTCCAAAGTGAtttatctctgtgtctttgtatggACTCAGCTTTGGGAGCCAGTGTGCTTAACCAAAACATCTTCTAAGTCCTCCTGTGTGCTCAAATATTCCTCAGCTTTGATAGAACTTTGTAGATTTTCTGATTCAGTGCAGTGGGGAGGTgagggcatgtgtgtgccatggtgtgtatTTCACAATACACACAAGACAAACTTTTGTGGAGTGATTCTATTCTGCTTattgttggttttgagacaaggtttcacatgttgttcaggtcagccataATCTCATTATTTCCCAATTCAGCCTCCACCTGCTGAGATcacaagtgtgtgctaccataccagACTGAGactacaagtgtgtaccaccatgtcagTCTGACAcaacaagtgtgtgccaccatgccagactgACACACTTTGGATTCTGACAACTTTCCCCTCTGACTCTGAAAACACATGACTACATGTCATGGTTAGTTTTGACTACTCTTTATCCCTGGGATGACATCTGTCCCAGCTGGGCTGACCCCATTCAGGTGGGAGTGACAGATGACAGTGGTCAATTCTGGTAAACCCTCTTGGGCAAAATTCAATCAACTAAGATGAGTAGAGAGAATGGCTCTTAGGTTAAACTTACCTGGAGGCCATTCCCATGTCTAACATGGtcttagtgtggtggtttgatgagaatggcccccaatgGCTCATGcccagtattctctctctctctctctctctctctctctctctctctctctctctctcttctctctctctctctctctctctctctctctctctctctctctctgtctctctctctccctgctgcctgtagatcaggatgtccactcagcaccatgcctgtctgctgcccaccttgatgatcatggactaaccctgaaactgtaagcaatcctcttattaaatcctttcttttataagtattgccttggtcatggttctcttcacagcaatagaaaagaaactaaaatacatACCGTCTCAAAAACATTGTTAGAAGTTGTACTTCCATAGAAGTACATGTTCTTCAGGTCATCTGCTGCTAAATTGACAGACAAGCTGCTAAATTCTGCCAGGAAATTATCAAACATAACTGGTAAGAGCATATAGAGAAAAAGCAGTTTTAAGAAGACAACACTTAGAAGAGCCACTTTCCATGGAAATGATTGTAAACACTTTGCAGAAATATCTGAGAGCTGTGGTTGACAAAAAACAGAATAGCTGTGGTTAAAAAACTGGAGAAAGTTTTTCAGTTGACAGCAGTCTGATCATTTTAGTTTCACAGGGCATTTTTGGATGATTATTATAATTGACAACATAATGTCAGGATCATCAACTTGTCTTAATTCTCTTTTCAGATAACAATTCATTTTGTTTCACTTTAAAGGATGGAACAATTTGtcaataatgttttatttatagacAAATTCCCatttagttttgtcttttaaaataaattaaaatgttttctaaatcaAACAGAATGTAGTTTTTTACATGAGCTCCCTAGATGAGCAGTGTCTCGTAGCTGTTAACTACCTCTGAGGCACTGCGTAGGGGTCCGGTGTCTAGGCATGTCTAATTATCTTTGCATAAGATAAAATTCATGTTATAATTAAGACCGTGCAAACACAAGCCTGGGAAAGGTTAGGACCACTAACAACTCCAGTTTTGGAGAACAGCAGCTTGGTGTTTTACATTTTAGCAGGCTTGAATACTTGAAGAACatgaatattcaaaatataaatgagCCCACAACAATTAGTGTTCCATCTATACAGAAGTCCTTAATGTATCAACTCAGCTTCTActtttgaaacaaaacagaacctttGACTTGGTAGGATGTTTGGTCCACAGcactagccaaaaaaaaaaaaaaaaaaaagaaagacaaaggatcCATATAGCTTCATGGCTCATTTGCCAATGCTCAATTGCATTTCAAGACTATCACAAGATTTTTTAACAAGATTTTAAATGTCAGAAATCCAGATATAATGTGCATGGGTAAAACTGAGCATTATTGTCCACTTTGCATGTGTTACACTCACAGGCCCTTTAACTTCAAACTTTTTTATGACATTTGTATAAGGGTTAGGCTCACACCTCTACACATTTCTGGTCACAGATATGTAGGCTATGAAATGTGCTGGAATCATCTTAATACTTGTTTATAAAGTGGTTATTCCATAAAGCttttatataaatagatatataagTAAACCAGGattcaaatacctgagaaaatcaGCAGGAAGCAAGGAAGCCATGTTAATAAGACGAACTCCTTGTCCCTTTATACAGATTTCTTGTAAATGTTACTTAGAGTAGACCAAGATTTGGAGGAAGACCTTGCtgctttatgtagaccaggctggcctcaaactcacagagatggacccacctacctctgcctccctagtgctaggattaaaggcatgcagcaccgtGCTCAGCCTTGCTGCTTTAAACACAGAGAAGTAAGTTCCAGTTTTGTGCCAGGGCATTCATTTAGACATAGATTTACGCTTGACGCACTGTTTGACAAAATATTTTTagacaaatgtatttttaataaaatatgttttttcatAATATTCCTTATTAACTAGCTAAATTTTTTGCTGCTATTGTAGCTCTGGCTAACATGGGACTTACTGTGTAGAGCAGGCCTGCTTCACACGCTCAGAGAAACAGGGCCTgcttcagatccccagaatccacacagaaagccaggtgtggtgttgAGAGCCATAGCCCTGTAGCCTGTAGCCCTAGCCCTGAGGTTTGGTGAACACAGCTGAAGCTCATTGTCTAGCCACATTGGACCAATGGGAGCCGCAGGTTCAGGGAGAGAGCCTATTTCCAAAGGTAGTGGAGAGTAGTCCAGGGAAGATGCCAGATGTTGACCTCAGGCCTCcttacacatgtgtatgtgcaccccTCCAGTACAgacagcaaagcaaacaaaataaaacataaatgataaagaaaagaaaaaggctccaaagctacacagagaaaccctgtcttgaaaaaccaaaaagaaaaaaaaaaaaaaaagaaaagaaaaaggaagctgctgagaggaaatgaagagaaaggacagagggaCTAAAAACTTGAAGTCCCAAAATGTCCCCCAAATGCTCACATTTGTATAGGTTTCAAGTTAAGCATCTCAAAAATAGCAGTTTTACCACAAAATGTTTCAGAAAATGTAAGAATGAAGTTATTCAGTTATTTTTCAGAAGTTGTGTGCAGGTTCCGTTCCGCCAGCGGTCTGACCCTCATGTGGTTGGAGAATTGTCTTGGTGGCTGAAACAAGTCTAAGCCAGAGCCATACTGGGGGTTAGATTTATCTCTCTTAGAGTTTCACCAGTGGGACAGATAGCTCCTCTATGTCTTAGGGGGCCCCAACCCAGGCTCATGGGATAGCTCAATGTGTGCGGTGACCAGCCTTTATGTGGACCCGCCAGACGGGCTACTGGAATTTCCACAAATTCAGGGGCAGAGTATGGTCTTCTTACAGGGTTTCTCAGGTGACTTCTAGATGCCTCGGGGTCATACATCCATGACACCTCCGTTAAGACCCTAGTCTAGTTGCCCTGAGTAATCCAGAgagggaagagcagccagtgctcttaactgttgagccatctctccagcgctattaacccatttcttaaGGCTGAATGTAGTATCGCCTCATTCTTCAAATGTGACGTGCCATCTTGTCCTGCAGAGCTTTCCAGATTCCTGTCCCTTGAGATGTTGCTCCCCTGTAAACCTCGGTGCCCACTCCACATTGTAAGAGTCCTGATTTGCTCGTTAATCCTTCCAGGCAGATAGTAAGCTTCTGTTCTACAGGCTAGCGGAGTGTGTAGCACCTCTAATGTCACTATTAACCTCTCCCTGCTGTGTGGATCAGGGTGAATGCTAAAGTAGGCTGATGAGGGTGCTAAGTGCTTGGACCAGTGTGCACGTCAAGGACTCCTCTGTGAGGTACGTGAAGGTTCGATGCAGCCACCTTGGTAAAGTTACAACCCCAACTTTGTCTGTGGGTTGTTGTGCAAATGTTTTACCTCCCAGGTCACACCCCTGAGAACTGAGAACCCATCTTGTCCATAAACTCTTGtatttgaggaagtgtgtcaggcAAAATCAGGAATGGCACGTGCAAGCAATTGTTTTTTTTGAATCAAGTCACTGAGTTTATGTCCATAAACAGTTTATGTTCTTTGTAAAACACACCCAGTTGACAATACCATCAATCAGGTACCCATTCCTCAAACAACAGACTTGTTCTTTCTAATACATGTAATTTCTGTTTATCTAGTCTATACCtgcaagcatttttttaaaagtaagcaaTGGAAGAATTAATAAGGAAAATCAAGGATCTCCTCTGAGCATGAATTGCAGTAACAGAAAACtgatgttgcacacctttaatcccagattttAGGAAGCAGAActctatgaggccagcctggtctgcacagggagttccagccaagactacaaagaaagaaagaaaaaaaaaaagaccagtttTTAATGTAGTGTGTACAACCATTCCCTCAGCAAAATATATTACTTATAGGAAAGAAGAAagcctgaggaaaaaaaacactgtcctttaaacacttaaaaataatgtgtGGATATACGTAGGAAACTGTTTTCAGCCAAATTTCCTTAACGAGGTGCCTGTTATTCCCAAGGGAACATGCTCAGGTAGGATTGCGAGTGTAGTCCATTCAGCTGTCCTAACTGTCAATCTTAGCTCTCACTGTGTAAAACAAGGTACCATTGTCTTCAAACCAGACTTCAGATGACTCTAATAGCAGTGTAGCAGTTCTTTACAGAATGTGGCAAAGAGCATGAATGACCACAAAGTCAATGTGCCCACCATTGCTTGCTGTATAGTGGCTCTCCCATGTTACATCTCCAATTAAAAGAAACTCATGGGCTCAGTTATTAAGAACACAGCctaaaatggacagaactagaaaaaaaaaaaaaaaaacatcctgagtgaggtaactcagaaccagaaagacaaatatagtatgtactcattcataagtgaatactagacataaagcaaaaagatacccagcctacaatccacaactccagtgaagctagaaccctcttccagaaacagatggaagcagatgcagaaatccacaactaacagttgggtcaagctcctggagtacaatcaaagtgagggaggagcaataatataaacaaaggagtcaagaccatgatagggaaacccacagaatcagctgacctgagcttgtgagAGATCAATGACTCAGATCTGACAAAGGGGggacctgcataggaccaaactagactcccttaatataggtgacaatggtgtgactgggacaatatgaggccactggcactGGGTGCAAGATTTAACTCTaaagcacaaactgacttagtggatggagcccattctatatggagaggtaCCTCgcccagcctagatacaggggtgtggggggtggggaggtgccttgatcctgcctcaacaagatattgggacagacttagtagacttcttaggggaggccttaccctctctgaggagcagatgggaggtgggggaggaagtggggagagcgggaggagaggggggagggggatctgggattggaatgtaaaaaataaataataaaaaaaagtttaagaaagaaaatatttgaatgtttaaaaaaatttaaaaaagagcacTGCCTATTTTTTCAGAGAACCCAACTTTGATTcatagcactcacatggtggctcacaactttttATAACTCTAGtcctgggggatctgacaccttttctggcctccatgggcccaggcatgcacatggtacaattacatatatacatgcaggtaaaacatacccatatacatcacacacacacacacacacacacacacacacacacgtacacacatacatacacacactcacacatacacactcacacactcacacatacacacatgcacacacactcacatacatacacacatacacacacacacacacacacacaagccagttgtggtagtacacacctttaatcctagcacttgggaggcagaggtaagtagatttctgagtttgagtctagcctggtttacaggtcaagttctaggccagccagggctacatagagaaaccctgtcttgaaaaacacaaaacaaaacaaaacacaaaaaaataaagaaaaaaaaagacagttaaaAAAGCTTCATAGTTGAAAAGAACTGCACAAGATAAGTATGCACTGCTGATACTTTAATATAAATAGCTTATGATCCATGGTAAAAACAGATGTCTCCATCACAAATACTGAAGCTGGTTTCATgtcaaaatattttgtaaataccATAATATGCCTGCCTTCTTCACCTCAGGATAAACTCTGTAAATACCACAGCACAACCACCTCCCTCACCTCAGGACAGCAACTGAGAAGAGATTTGGAACTGAGCACTGGCACACCCCAAAATTTGTCTCAGTTAAAAATACCGTCTATTGCATGAGCATGCTGATGAGCAAGCATTTTCATATGTTCCAAGAAACCCAGAGCGGCCAATTAGATTGCTGAAAGTTTAAAGGAGAtgttacacatttctttttttttttattaaattttttcttcataccatatattttgcatgttttcttccctctttcccaaCTCCTCTCCAACGTCCTACCCCCTAACAATAAgattaaacaaaagcaaaatgaaataaaaaatccacaaaaataccactgagtttgttttgtgttttccaaCTACTCCTGGGTGTGGGGCATGTCCTGGAGTgtgttgatatacccagtgagattccGTTGACCCAAACTGATTTTTCCTGAAAATCTGTGTTTCTAGTTACAGATTACAGCTAGAAACATTACCGAAAAGGTGGTAGATTACAACTACCAATGGACTTACAAATAAATACCTGAAAAGTCAACATCAGAAACAAGAAATTTAGTGTCTGTTGGACATCCCCTGAGCTTCAGGGTTAATAGATTGCTTTCATGGACCACAGTGCATCTTAGCATTGTCGCCATGGGATTTCAGGGTGTATACAACCCAGAATACATGTGCCCTTTCTCAGGCCTGATCTCAGATGCTCTGTCATTCTCTCAGTCCTGAGTCGTCTTTCGGACGGACTCTTCAGTGTGGGGTCAGAGCTCTTCTGTAAacggcctcctcctcctcagagccGCACTGTTTGCTGACAGCCGGTCAAAGTCCTGGAGGTGGAAGCGGGCTGCTAGCTGATTGACCATTTTCTTCAGGGTCAGGAATGCTGAGATGACTTGGAAAGTCAGGAAGATGGTGAAGATGATGTGTATTGCTTTCTCCAAGGGTAGATTTCTTAGGCCGTCGttaaggagcaagaaaaggattAAAGGCAACTGCAGTAGAAGGCTCAAAAGCCAAAAGCCAGCCAACTCAGGAACCTGCAGTGATATACATCAAGAGTTATAAGATTAGTAAAAGACAGCTTTGTTTTAGTTATGCATACAGACAGGTACTCAGCACTAGAAAGAACCTACAGTATGGGCTCCATGAGTAATGCAGGAGTACACCACAGTCTTGTCCCCAGAGAACTGTCTAGATAGAAAGCCAGTGTAATGTACAACAGCTCACACTTGGTCAGTAACGGAGTGCAGTATTTAAAGGCACTGAGAAACTGCTGCAGAGTGTGGGAAAGGAAGTCTTCAAGGGTGTGTAGAGAGGGAGACCCCAACCCTGAAGCTCCAGCATGACTAGAAGCCAACACATCGGCCTGGCCTGGGTAGTTGGCTTAAAAATGGCCAGAAAAACCAAGAATTTCTGGGGGGGGGGCTATTACGAAGGGCTTAGCAAACCACAGAATAATGTAAAGACTTTAGAAACTAAATACTTAGGCAGGGTGATGATTCAGAAAACATGGGCCTGGCATTGGACATGAATTTATAACTTTTCTTAAGGTTCCAAACAGACATTTAAATGAccactttttaaaactatatacatgtacaaaatggACTTTGGTCATATTCACTGCCATCACCTCCCTTGTCTCTCCCCCACTCTTGCTGACTCTCCTTCTTCTCTAGCACTGACCAAACATTTCCAAGACAAAGAAGTGAGAAATGTTACTGATTGTGAAGAGTTTGCTGTGTTTAGATAACTTCATAGCAGCCACTGCACTTCATCTCAGTAAACTTGTCAAATGTTACTTTCCTTGTCTGTAGAAGAAACCAGAGCTTAGAAGGTTAAGCAGTGACAGACATCTTCAAGCTGGAGATGCTGCTCCTTAACCCCAGGCTGGTGCCACCTCCACCCCGGCCATTGCTTTGGTCACATGAAACCTTAACTGTCTGCAGCACAGCCCTGAAGGATGAGAGATCTCACCTTCTCCTGCAGGTTCCCCATGCAGCCCAGGTACAGCCGGATAGCTTCGATCAAGGTTATGAGGACGATGACAGTGATCACAATGAATTTGTAGTAATCAGGCAAGACTGAATactagaaagaaaagggagagcaTGGTTGCAAAGTCTTTTCGTCAGGTAACATGTCCATGGGGTGTTAACCTTCTCAGGGATGTGAGGGAGCAGAGCAGCGGGGGTGGAGTGAACTCACCTTCATGTGGAGCATCACGATGCAGCTCACCCACCACAGCGGGAAAAAGTAAGAGTTGAAATACAGTGACATCTGCAGCGGCAAGCTGGAGACCATCTCATTATCTGTGGAAGAGGTAGAAAAGGAACAAATTTTAATCCTGGCCAGTGCCCTCATAGTCTTGAGCATTAATATTGCTTCAACAAAACTCTACATTCTAGGACTAATTATAATAAGTAACAGTATATTCATCTGTGAACCTTTGACTTCAGGCATTAGTTGCTTGGGGATGTGTTTCATGTCCTTCAAGGATTTGCCTCCACAGTCTGCTTGCATTTTGCAGACTGGGGGTTTGGATTAAGTATGGACTATCAagatggacatggtggcacatgcttttaatcacagcacttgggagacaggggatcactgtgagtttgaagctagcctgggctacatagtaagaaaaggcaaagaagagAGCAAAGGACTATTAGCTGGAATGGTGGCACATTCTTGTCACCCTAACACTCAGAGACAGGGAaatagcaagtctgaggccagtcagggctacagatctga
The Cricetulus griseus strain 17A/GY chromosome 1 unlocalized genomic scaffold, alternate assembly CriGri-PICRH-1.0 chr1_1, whole genome shotgun sequence genome window above contains:
- the Tmem17 gene encoding transmembrane protein 17 isoform X2, whose amino-acid sequence is MELPDPVRQRLGNFSLTVFGDSSRTGPESSEAADNEMVSSLPLQMSLYFNSYFFPLWWVSCIVMLHMKYSVLPDYYKFIVITVIVLITLIEAIRLYLGCMGNLQEKVPELAGFWLLSLLLQLPLILFLLLNDGLRNLPLEKAIHIIFTIFLTFQVISAFLTLKKMVNQLAARFHLQDFDRLSANSAALRRRRPFTEEL